One window from the genome of Deltaproteobacteria bacterium encodes:
- a CDS encoding outer membrane beta-barrel protein: MAKTDRLATSRLLSSLLSSFVFLSWSSVAVAGPQKSSQIKELAEKLEQAQSDLKKGSEQNEALTKRLEQTESRLDELQKDFEEEREARQNSLRLSGNITTLTGWQRSDSQALDSGTGPRGIFGDGLANINYGTNGSTVGLFVDQLELAIDKRFSELLSLRADLDISPYRDYNRDNKNTDVQDVVQLEQATTGIHPADWLTLDVGRFNSGFGLEPIDRNELAGVSFSSVHRFLVPLNVTGVRMTVTTGAWLWDLYAVNDLADNGINVTSDAPSGGTNVRFSWGEEAKNWVKLSFAGGPESTKVRPLTFMGDLSLKIRPFERLELSAEGAYRQENGNNCGDGRPNCRYLGGDLQVRAIPWEQWNTYLRAGYLRDYNHGGRSGAAQYIIDGSLGVSYLFNDMAKVVLEYRIDYQDPKGSDPLTDPTFTHGIAVETAYSF; this comes from the coding sequence ATGGCGAAAACAGATCGGTTAGCTACAAGTCGACTCCTATCAAGCCTCCTCAGTAGTTTTGTCTTCCTCTCTTGGTCGAGTGTTGCCGTCGCAGGGCCTCAAAAATCAAGTCAGATCAAGGAGCTTGCTGAAAAACTGGAACAGGCCCAGTCTGATCTGAAAAAAGGGTCAGAGCAGAATGAGGCCTTGACGAAGCGGTTGGAACAGACGGAATCCCGTCTGGATGAGCTTCAGAAAGACTTTGAAGAGGAGAGAGAAGCCAGGCAAAATAGCCTTCGGTTGAGCGGGAATATCACCACATTGACCGGTTGGCAAAGGTCGGACAGTCAAGCCTTGGATTCCGGCACAGGGCCACGAGGGATCTTTGGAGACGGTCTGGCCAATATTAATTATGGGACCAACGGAAGTACTGTTGGTCTGTTTGTGGATCAACTCGAGTTGGCTATTGATAAAAGATTCTCAGAACTCTTAAGCCTCCGGGCCGACCTCGATATCTCCCCTTACAGAGATTATAACCGGGATAACAAAAATACCGATGTTCAGGACGTCGTTCAGCTCGAACAGGCGACTACCGGTATCCACCCCGCAGACTGGCTGACCCTTGATGTCGGTCGTTTCAACTCGGGTTTCGGTCTGGAACCGATTGATCGAAACGAGCTTGCCGGTGTTTCTTTCTCTTCCGTCCACCGATTTCTGGTTCCTCTGAACGTTACCGGGGTCCGGATGACAGTGACAACAGGGGCATGGCTTTGGGATCTTTATGCCGTCAATGACCTCGCGGACAATGGCATCAACGTGACTTCGGATGCCCCCTCGGGGGGGACGAACGTCCGGTTCAGTTGGGGAGAAGAGGCCAAAAACTGGGTCAAACTTTCATTTGCCGGGGGACCGGAATCAACGAAGGTAAGGCCGCTCACGTTTATGGGGGATCTGTCTCTGAAAATCAGACCCTTTGAAAGGCTGGAGCTATCGGCGGAAGGGGCCTACCGGCAGGAAAATGGGAATAATTGTGGTGATGGGAGACCCAATTGCAGGTATCTGGGGGGAGACTTGCAGGTTCGAGCCATCCCCTGGGAACAGTGGAATACCTACCTCCGCGCTGGTTACCTGCGTGACTATAACCATGGCGGGAGGAGTGGGGCGGCCCAGTACATTATTGACGGTTCCCTTGGGGTCTCTTATCTCTTTAACGACATGGCGAAGGTTGTTTTGGAATACCGGATCGATTATCAGGACCCGAAGGGGAGCGACCCTTTGACAGACCCCACCTTTACCCACGGGATCGCCGTTGAAACCGCCTATTCTTTTTGA